The genomic segment GCAACCTCGTCCTTGCCCCGACCGCCCAACATGTCGGCGCCGAACGACGGCTACGGCCAATATCCCCCGCAGCAACAACCTTACTCCGACCAGCCTCAGGACGGCTACGATGCACAGGGAGCTCAAGCTGCCCAGCCAGCTATAGCCGACCaaggcaagaagaagaagagaggcTATGCCACCCAAGCTTATGAGTTCGGAGCTGGCGCCAACTCCAACACGGCCGGCGCACCTGCTCAAGGACAACAATATGGCATGCCCCAGCCCCAGGCCGCGGCTTATGGTGGCTATCCCGCACAGGATGCTCAGCCTGCTGCCGCCGCCTATGGCTCGCCTCAACCCCAGCAGTACGGCATGCCCCAGCCTCCTGCTGCTCAACCCGGAGGCTACGGCGCGTATGCGGCCCCCGATGCCGGATATCCTGCGTCCGGCCTTGCCCCTGCTGCTCCCGGCGTCGGCGGCCTCAACCAGCAGATGGCCGGTATGAACCTCGGCGGCCAACAAGCCCAGCAGCAACCTCCTCCTGGCCAGGCTGCTCGTCCCGTGGCTCTGAACCAGCTCTACCCTACCGACTTGATGAATCAGCCGTTCAACGTGTCCGAGCTAGACTTGCCCCCTCCTCCCATTATTCTTCCTCCCAACGTACGTCACCACTCATGCTTGTAGTCCTGGAGCTCTATTCTGACAACTAGACCTCTAGACTAGCGTAACTCCCTCCCCAGATGCGAACTGCGGTCCTAAATACGTGCGCTCCACCCTCAACGCCGTCCCGACAACACACTCCCTTCTGAAGAAGTCGAGGTTACCTTTTGCGCTCGTTATCCAGCCTTATGGAGCTCTCCACGATAGTGAGGACCCAATTCCCGTGGTGCAGGACCAGGTCATCGCGCGTTGCCGACGCTGCAGAACATACATCAACCCTTTTGTTACCTTCCTGGACCATGGACACCGTTGGCGTTGTAATATGTGCAACCTGACGAACGATGTTCCTCAAGCTTTCGACTGGGATGCTGCTTCGCAACGGAGCACTGATCGCTGGGGACGCTACGAGCTCAACTATTCCGTTGTCGAGTTTGTCGCGCCTCAGGAGTACATGGTGCGCCCGCCTCAGCCGCTGGTTTACCTATTCCTCTTCGACGTGAGCTATGCTGCTGTTTCAACCGGCCTCCTCGCAACCAGTGCCCGAACCATCCTGGATAGCCTCGACAGAATACCTAATGCCGATCGCCGAACTCGCCTGGGTTTCATTGCCGTAGACTCCAGCCTGCACTACTTCTCAGTCCCCAAGGACGGGGAAGAGAATACGGAGACCAGCATGTTAGTCGTCAGCGACTTGGACGAGCCATTCCTGCCGGTGCCTCAGGACCTTTTGGTGCCCTTGACGGAAAGCCGCCAGAGCATTGAGAGCTTCCTGACCAAGCTGCCCGAAATGTACCAGAGCAACCAGAACAACGGATCTGCCATGGGCTCGGCCCTTCGAGCTGGCCACAAGCTGATTTCGGCTCTCGGCGGAAAGATCGTGGTGCTCAGTGCTTCGCTGCCCAATGTTGGCGTTGGTAAGCTGGACATGCGCGAAGACAAGAAGTTGCTGGGTACAAGCAAGGAAAGCAGTCTGCTTCAAACTGCCAACAGTTTCTACAAGAGCTTTGCTGTAGAATGCTCAAAGAACCAGGTCTCCATCGACATGTTCCTGTTCTCCTCGCAATACCAGGATGTTGCCTCTCTGAGCAACTTGCCCAGGTACACTGGTGGACAGACTTGGTTTTATCCGGGCTGGAACGCCGGCCGTCCGGAAGACGCCATCAAGTTTGCCTCCGAGTTCAGTGACTACTTGTCATCAGAGATCGGACTGGAAGCAGTGCTCCGTGTTCGTGCCACCACTGGCCTGCGTATGAACGCCTTCTATGGTAACTTCTTCAACAGAAGCTCTGATCTTTGCGCCTTCCCCGCCTTCCCTCGCGATCAATGCTACGTCGTTGAGGTTGCCATTGACGAGAACCTCACGAAGAACGTGGTGTGCTTGCAGACTGCCGTTCTCCACACAACCTGCAATGGAGAGCGTCGCATCCGCGTCATGACGTTGGCTCTCCCGACGACCACAAACCTCGCCGATATCTATGCTTCGGCTGATCAGCAGGCAATTACCACCTACTTCAGTCACAAGGCAGTCGAGCGTGCCTTGAGCGGCGGTTTGGAAGCTGCTCGCGACTCTCTCCAGAACAAGTTGATTGAGCTCTTGCAAACCTTCAGAAAGGAGCTCGCCGGCGGCAGCATGGGCGGCGGGCTACAGTTCCCTTCTAACCTGCGCGGCCTCCCCATCCTCTTCTTGGGTCTCATGAAGAATGTCGGCCTCCGCAAGTCGGCTCAAATCCCGTCAGACTTGCGATCGGCAGCCCTCTGTCTGCTTTCGACGCTTCCCGTCCCTCTCCTCATGCAATACATCTACCCCCGTCTCTACTCGTTGCACGACATGCCCGACAACGCAGGTGTGCCTGACTCGGAGACGAGCCAAATTGTGCTCCCGCCGCCGGCGAATCTCTCGTCAGAAAGATTTGCTCCGTACGGTCTGTACCTCATCGACGACGGCCAAACGCAGTTCCTCTGGGCTGGCCGGGATGCCGTGCCGCAGCTGTTGGCCGACGTGTTCGGGGTTGAGGACAGGACCCAGCTGCGGGTGGGCAAGGGTGCTCTTCCGGAGCTGGATAACGATTTCAACGAGCGGGTACGGGCAGTCGTTCACAAGAGCCGGGACCACAAGTCCAAGGGAGTCGGCAGCATCATCTTGCCCCATCTCTACATTGTCCGAGAAGACGGAGAGCCGAGCCTTAAGTTGTGGGCGCAGACACTACTCGTGGAGGACAGAGCGGACCAGGGCATGAGCGCGGCACAGTGGCTTGGTATTCTTAGAGAAAAGGTAAGTTTCTGCTCTTTCCCCACCCCTCACTTAACCCACCGTAAAGTGGCAGTTTGCTGTCAGGATGGTATTGCTAACAAGACGACGTAGGTTGTTACATGATTGGAGAAGCGGTACTAAGGGGACAATTGCAAGTGGAAAGGTGGTAGCATGTGGTAACTAGGTTTATTTAGACCATTGTCTCTATCAAAACTAGAGATCAATACGCAAAAGAATATTGGCCGAATGAGTTTTACACGCCACAACCTGGACATCTGCATGTGATCGGGCAGACGATGGACGAGTACAAATGTGGATAGCTCCGGTATGTGGTTCCGGTAATAGACGACGCCAGTGACTCGTGACTCGTGATTGAGA from the Colletotrichum lupini chromosome 3, complete sequence genome contains:
- a CDS encoding Sec23/Sec24 trunk domain-containing protein gives rise to the protein MSAPNDGYGQYPPQQQPYSDQPQDGYDAQGAQAAQPAIADQGKKKKRGYATQAYEFGAGANSNTAGAPAQGQQYGMPQPQAAAYGGYPAQDAQPAAAAYGSPQPQQYGMPQPPAAQPGGYGAYAAPDAGYPASGLAPAAPGVGGLNQQMAGMNLGGQQAQQQPPPGQAARPVALNQLYPTDLMNQPFNVSELDLPPPPIILPPNTSVTPSPDANCGPKYVRSTLNAVPTTHSLLKKSRLPFALVIQPYGALHDSEDPIPVVQDQVIARCRRCRTYINPFVTFLDHGHRWRCNMCNLTNDVPQAFDWDAASQRSTDRWGRYELNYSVVEFVAPQEYMVRPPQPLVYLFLFDVSYAAVSTGLLATSARTILDSLDRIPNADRRTRLGFIAVDSSLHYFSVPKDGEENTETSMLVVSDLDEPFLPVPQDLLVPLTESRQSIESFLTKLPEMYQSNQNNGSAMGSALRAGHKLISALGGKIVVLSASLPNVGVGKLDMREDKKLLGTSKESSLLQTANSFYKSFAVECSKNQVSIDMFLFSSQYQDVASLSNLPRYTGGQTWFYPGWNAGRPEDAIKFASEFSDYLSSEIGLEAVLRVRATTGLRMNAFYGNFFNRSSDLCAFPAFPRDQCYVVEVAIDENLTKNVVCLQTAVLHTTCNGERRIRVMTLALPTTTNLADIYASADQQAITTYFSHKAVERALSGGLEAARDSLQNKLIELLQTFRKELAGGSMGGGLQFPSNLRGLPILFLGLMKNVGLRKSAQIPSDLRSAALCLLSTLPVPLLMQYIYPRLYSLHDMPDNAGVPDSETSQIVLPPPANLSSERFAPYGLYLIDDGQTQFLWAGRDAVPQLLADVFGVEDRTQLRVGKGALPELDNDFNERVRAVVHKSRDHKSKGVGSIILPHLYIVREDGEPSLKLWAQTLLVEDRADQGMSAAQWLGILREKDGIANKTT